Proteins from a single region of Gossypium arboreum isolate Shixiya-1 chromosome 1, ASM2569848v2, whole genome shotgun sequence:
- the LOC108480649 gene encoding LOW QUALITY PROTEIN: histone-lysine N-methyltransferase, H3 lysine-9 specific SUVH5-like (The sequence of the model RefSeq protein was modified relative to this genomic sequence to represent the inferred CDS: inserted 2 bases in 1 codon), producing the protein MFFFSLFRFYINGFSFELDFLMVLELRLFVQKFIMVLQFQIDGNLNPSKGNMDPSKFKRRRVSAVRDYPIQAHVHPCSCFPVSRKYPPSKIRKGVSVKRDFPVKLDAPAALRNSVSSKASVATNGDDIHACTNDVKESNLPMVVWEERSELDDSIAINIHLCTDIRDDKPSSVPNIANACDGYECLKSIKEGFEESYPSMNIKGEQCAVDIPVANNIYACIESKQEGVRANVLINIGDDPCEAVVTSFDDYQLALKDEKSKNLVSLTKEVSSLMLSDERCSDSPFGVHIFHTAYNDDEDYMKEHDSQAAFSDDVVSVKTTLAEELRSLMVSDERFLDSQVAFNDDEDCVKEHDSLAAFSDGEESVKTTDKNSQVDLSNYEVFSNNEFRNDCDKVKQIINHFRHVYNKLLQVKSGKLRSGLAVEAAIILQNQHKWIKRNKQFGSISGVEIGDYFCWRAELNIIGLHCRNVHGIDFMKMDGKNLAISVVDSGRYDNVFESNNEEFPDTLVYLGEGSNPKVQSKKSIEDQKLRGGNLALKNSVEAKNPVRVIRKIFFKRGKVEKRKYIYDGLYFVDSYRQEIASSGKLVFKFLLKKFPSQPKLDWRKLVRELDCMSYNSEGKERSPICAVNALDDEKPLITDNISQGEERIPIRAINALDDEKLPIFNYVTSVTYPESYCPSMINDGCDCIDGCLDXYDYEERLFEAKPLIVECGPSCKCFTSCLNRVSQCGIQLPLEVFKTKAKGWGVRSRSFIRRGCFICEYTGEILRDKEGEQRIGNDEYLFDIGVSYGDHSLRDANSLGSFEGNECFTIDAARVGNVGRFINHSCSPNLFPQSVLFDHDNKRMPHIMLFAMEDIPPLNELTYDYNYEKGGVCDANGNIKIKHCYCDSSDCTGRMY; encoded by the exons AtgttctttttctctctttttcgcTTTTATATTAATGGGTTTTCGTTTGAGTTGGATTTTCTTATGGTTCTAGAGCTCCGATTATTTGTTCAAA AATTTATCATGGTATTGCAATTTCAAATTGATGGCAATTTGAATCCATCAAAAGGCAATATGGATCCGTCAAAATTTAAGCGACGAAGAGTCTCTGCTGTTCGGGACTATCCTATACAGGCTCACGTCCACCCATGCAGTTGCTTTCCTGTTTCAAGAAAGTACCCACCTTCAAAAATTCGGAAAGGGGTTTCTGTCAAGCGGGATTTTCCTGTAAAGCTGGATGCTCCTGCTGCTCTGAGAAACTCCGTGTCATCTAAGGCTTCTGTTGCTACTAATGGTGATGATATTCATGCTTGCACAAATG ATGTTAAGGAATCCAACTTGCCAATGGTTGTTTGGGAAGAGAGAAGTGAATTGGATGATTCTATTGCAATTAATATTCATCTGTGCACGGATATTAGGGATGACAAGCCatctagtgttcctaatattgCTAATGCATGTGATGGTTATGAatgcttaaaatctatcaaagaAG GTTTTGAGGAATCCTACCCTTCAATGAACATTAAGGGTGAGCAATGTGCAGTTGATATCCCTGTTGCAAATAACATTTATGCTTGCATAGAATCTAAGCAAGAAG GTGTACGGGCCAATGTGTTAATCAACATCGGGGATGATCCGTGTGAAGCTGTTGTAACCAGTTTTGATGACTATCAATTAGCTTTGAAGGATGAAAAGAGTAAGAATCTTGTGTCTCTTACCAAAGAAGTGAGCTCATTAATGCTTTCAGATGAGCGATGTTCGGATTCCCCATTTGGCGTACATATTTTCCACACAGCCTATAATGATGATGAAGATTATATGAAAGAGCATGATTCCCAAGCAGCCTTTAGTGATGATGTAGTTAGTGTCAAAACCACTTTGGCAGAGGAACTGAGGTCATTAATGGTTTCAGATGAGCGATTTTTGGATTCCCAGGTAGCCTTTAATGATGATGAAGATTGTGTGAAAGAGCATGATTCCCTAGCAGCCTTTAGTGATGGTGAAGAGAGTGTCAAAACTACTGACAAAAATTCTCAAGTTGACCTTAGCAATTATGAGGTGTTCTCTAACAATGAGTTCAGAAATGATTGTGACAAGGTTAAGCAGATTATTAATCATTTTAGACACGTTTACAACAAGCTCTTACAGGTTAAGTCAGGGAAACTTAGGAGTGGCCTTGCTGTTGAAGCTGCTATAATTCTTCAAAATCAACATAAGTGGATCAAAAGAAATAAGCAGTTTGGCTCTATCTCAGGAGTTGAAATAGGTGACTACTTTTGTTGGAGGGCTGAATTGAATATAATTGGCCTCCATTGTCGAAATGTTCATGGCATAGATTTTATGAAAATGGATGGAAAAAATCTAGCCATAAGTGTTGTGGACTCCGGCCGATACGACAATGTTTTTGAGTCAAACAATGAAGAGTTTCCAGATACCTTAGTTTATTTAGGGGAAGGTTCAAATCCAAAGGTTCAAAGTAAGAAATCTATTGAGGATCAAAAGCTTAGAGGTGGTAACCTTGCTCTGAAGAATAGTGTAGAAGCAAAAAATCCTGTAAGGGTTATTCGTAAGATTTTCTTTAAACGTGGGAAGGTAGAAAAGCGCAAATATATTTATGATGGGTTGTACTTTGTTGATAGTTATCGACAAGAAATAGCATCATCTGGCAAGCTTGTTTTTAAGTTTTTGCTGAAGAAATTTCCTAGCCAACCAAAACTTGATTGGAGAAAATTGGTTAGGGAACTTGATTGTATGAGTTATAATTCTGAAGGCAAAGAGAGGTCACCTATTTGTGCAGTGAATGCTTTGGATGATGAGAAGCCCCTAATCACTGATAATATTTCTCAAGGTGAAGAGAGGATACCTATTCGTGCAATAAATGCTTTGGATGATGAGAAGCTTCCGATATTTAATTATGTCACCAGTGTGACATATCCGGAGTCCTATTGTCCTTCAATGATTAATGATGGTTGTGATTGTATTGATGGATGCTTAGA CTATGATTATGAAGAACGCCTTTTTGAGGCAAAGCCCCTTATTGTTGAGTGTGGACCTTCTTGTAAGTGCTTCACCTCTTGCCTTAATAGAGTGAGTCAATGTGGAATTCAACTTCCTTTAGAAGTTTTTAAGACTAAAGCAAAAGGATGGGGTGTTAGATCACGGTCTTTTATTCGACGTGGATGCTTTATATGTGAGTATACAGGTGAAATCCTTCGAGACAAGGAAGGTGAACAAAGGATAGGTAACGATGAATACTTGTTTGATATAGGAGTTAGTTACGGTGATCATTCTTTGAGAGATGCAAATTCTCTCGGTTCATTTGAGGGAAATGAATGTTTCACTATTGACGCCGCTCGAGTGGGGAATGTGGGACGATTCATCAATCATAGTTGTTCTCCGAATCTTTTTCCTCAAAGTGTTCTCTTTGATCATGACAACAAAAGAATGCCACATATTATGTTATTTGCTATGGAAGATATACCACCATTGAATGAGTTAACATATGACTATAATTATGAAAAAGGTGGAGTTTGTGATGCAAATGGTAATATCAAGATCAAGCATTGCTATTGTGATTCTAGTGATTGCACCGGGAGAATGTATTAG